A genomic window from Candidatus Bathyarchaeota archaeon includes:
- the trpD gene encoding anthranilate phosphoribosyltransferase → MIKESMQKMIDGTALTYEESTTVMKEIMSGEATNAQIGAFLTALRIKGETSIEITGFTTIMKECCNQIHPRVKGRLVDTCGTGGDKIKTFNISTIAAFVVAGADISVAKHGNRSVTSKCGSADVLEELGLNLNLEPKNVKKSIEEVGVGFMFAPAFHPAMKYAIGPRRELGIRTVFNVLGPLTNPADANAQLLGVYDAKLTEPLANSLKNLGSEEAMVVHGLNGLDEISTIGKTRISWLRNNKVTNIEMAPKDFGVKQAKLKDIEGARPEQSADLMFKLLYGMTESNDPKRDIVQINGAAAIIVGGKADDFGYGIELAKEAIENGKAYQKLKELVKFSGGDLTKLEELETKYV, encoded by the coding sequence ATGATCAAAGAGAGCATGCAAAAAATGATTGATGGTACTGCCTTAACTTATGAGGAGTCAACAACTGTTATGAAAGAAATAATGTCTGGTGAAGCAACAAACGCCCAAATTGGCGCATTTTTGACGGCTCTTAGGATTAAAGGGGAAACAAGCATAGAAATCACAGGTTTCACTACAATAATGAAAGAATGCTGCAACCAAATTCATCCCAGAGTCAAAGGTCGACTGGTTGACACCTGTGGAACGGGTGGAGATAAAATTAAAACATTCAATATTAGCACAATTGCAGCTTTTGTTGTTGCAGGAGCAGATATTTCAGTGGCTAAACATGGAAACAGGTCAGTGACCAGCAAATGCGGCAGCGCCGATGTGTTAGAAGAGTTGGGGCTTAACCTTAACTTGGAACCAAAAAATGTAAAAAAGTCAATTGAAGAAGTTGGAGTAGGTTTCATGTTTGCACCTGCTTTTCATCCAGCAATGAAGTATGCCATTGGTCCACGAAGAGAGCTCGGAATACGCACAGTTTTCAACGTTCTTGGTCCATTAACTAACCCTGCAGACGCGAATGCCCAACTTTTAGGAGTTTATGATGCCAAACTTACAGAGCCTCTTGCTAATTCTCTCAAAAATCTAGGCAGTGAAGAGGCAATGGTTGTTCACGGCTTGAATGGATTGGATGAAATTTCAACCATTGGCAAGACCCGTATTTCTTGGTTAAGAAATAACAAAGTTACAAACATAGAAATGGCTCCCAAGGATTTTGGCGTAAAACAGGCTAAACTAAAAGACATCGAAGGAGCTAGACCAGAACAGAGCGCTGATTTAATGTTCAAACTCTTGTATGGCATGACTGAGTCTAATGATCCTAAACGGGACATTGTGCAAATTAATGGTGCAGCTGCAATCATAGTGGGGGGTAAAGCTGATGACTTTGGCTATGGAATTGAACTAGCAAAAGAAGCAATTGAAAACGGTAAAGCATACCAAAAACTTAAGGAGCTTGTCAAATTTTCCGGTGGAGACCTAACTAAACTTGAAGAGT
- a CDS encoding aminodeoxychorismate/anthranilate synthase component II — MKVLVIDNYDSFVYNLVQYIGELGGDPIVYRNDQLTLQQAMELNPERIVISPGPGTPEDPHFFGVCSAVLKEMSCKTPTLGVCLGNQGIISVFGGKVVRASRLMHGKTSRIKHDSKGLFEGVKNPFTATRYHSLVGQKSSIPSCIEVSAKSVDDGEIMAVRHKEYPITGVQFHPESILCEDGKKIIKNFLEGRNTK, encoded by the coding sequence GTGAAAGTGTTAGTTATCGACAATTACGATTCCTTTGTTTATAATCTTGTCCAGTACATCGGAGAACTCGGAGGCGACCCAATAGTTTATAGAAACGACCAACTGACATTGCAACAAGCAATGGAACTGAATCCTGAAAGAATAGTAATTTCTCCAGGTCCAGGAACCCCAGAAGACCCACACTTTTTTGGAGTTTGTTCTGCAGTACTAAAAGAGATGAGCTGTAAAACGCCCACTTTAGGAGTTTGTCTGGGAAATCAAGGGATAATTTCGGTTTTTGGGGGAAAAGTCGTTCGCGCCAGCAGATTGATGCATGGTAAAACGAGTAGAATAAAGCATGATAGCAAAGGCTTGTTTGAAGGGGTAAAAAATCCGTTTACTGCAACTCGTTATCATTCCCTTGTTGGGCAAAAATCATCAATTCCGTCGTGTATTGAAGTAAGTGCCAAATCTGTAGATGATGGGGAGATTATGGCGGTTCGTCACAAAGAATACCCCATAACGGGTGTTCAATTCCATCCTGAATCCATATTGTGTGAAGACGGAAAAAAAATCATCAAAAATTTTCTTGAGGGAAGAAACACAAAATGA
- the trpE gene encoding anthranilate synthase component I, whose protein sequence is MNSKVIRQLKIKKLSFEKSPLEIFSKLYSKYENAYILESIEGPKKLSQYSFIGFCPVATITIKNGEATTQNKKTGNKQTEKSDDPLSTIAKTLKSLPEFLDQRFVGGAVGYIGYDAVRYWEKLPEKTIDDQKFPDVKVGIFDDGIIYDHKNRQAFYYYLNENRLEEINKQLKEAENNGSLECKQLKVNISKEKFEDAVEKAKDYITAGDIFQVVLSKRYDFQIKGNLIGFYRNLRNVNPSPYMYFLKAGEHQIVGSSPEMLARVEKRAVETFPIAGTRPHVKDPIENKRLTEELLADPKERAEHVMLVDLGRNDIGKVSKFGSVHLPEFMQVHQYSHVQHIVSRVVGDLKDECNAFDALRAVFPAGTVSGAPKVRAMEIIEELEPTRRGPYAGAVGYFSYNGNADFAITIRTFVANGENAYLQVGAGIVADSVPENEWFETEHKGRALMNALEEVSGSEKQ, encoded by the coding sequence ATGAATTCTAAAGTAATACGCCAATTGAAAATCAAGAAATTATCCTTTGAAAAATCTCCTCTGGAAATCTTTTCAAAACTTTATAGCAAATATGAAAACGCTTACATTCTTGAGTCCATAGAAGGCCCCAAGAAACTTTCACAGTATTCTTTCATTGGATTTTGTCCAGTAGCAACAATCACAATAAAAAATGGAGAAGCAACGACTCAAAACAAAAAAACGGGCAACAAACAAACAGAAAAAAGTGACGACCCATTATCAACCATAGCGAAAACTCTAAAATCATTACCAGAATTTTTGGATCAAAGATTTGTGGGCGGAGCAGTTGGATACATTGGCTATGATGCAGTCAGATACTGGGAAAAACTGCCCGAAAAAACAATAGATGACCAAAAGTTTCCAGATGTCAAAGTCGGAATTTTTGATGATGGAATAATCTACGACCACAAAAACAGGCAAGCATTCTACTATTACCTAAACGAGAACAGACTAGAAGAAATTAACAAACAACTTAAAGAGGCAGAAAACAACGGAAGTTTGGAGTGTAAACAACTAAAAGTTAACATCTCCAAAGAAAAGTTTGAAGATGCTGTAGAAAAAGCAAAAGATTACATAACGGCTGGAGACATTTTTCAGGTTGTACTTTCCAAAAGGTATGATTTTCAAATTAAAGGTAACCTGATTGGGTTCTATCGCAATCTTCGAAATGTAAACCCGTCACCGTATATGTATTTTCTGAAGGCGGGCGAACATCAGATAGTTGGTTCCAGTCCTGAAATGCTCGCAAGAGTTGAAAAAAGAGCTGTTGAAACATTTCCAATCGCAGGAACCAGACCCCACGTAAAAGACCCAATAGAAAACAAAAGACTGACAGAAGAACTGTTAGCAGATCCAAAAGAACGTGCGGAACATGTGATGCTAGTAGATCTGGGCAGAAATGATATTGGAAAAGTTTCCAAGTTTGGAAGTGTTCATCTTCCGGAGTTCATGCAAGTGCACCAATACAGTCACGTTCAACACATTGTTTCACGGGTTGTAGGAGACCTCAAAGATGAATGCAATGCTTTTGATGCCCTAAGAGCTGTTTTTCCAGCAGGAACAGTTTCAGGTGCTCCAAAAGTTCGTGCAATGGAGATAATTGAAGAATTAGAACCAACAAGAAGGGGACCATACGCAGGGGCAGTGGGTTATTTTTCGTATAATGGGAACGCAGATTTTGCCATAACAATAAGAACCTTTGTTGCGAATGGCGAAAACGCCTACCTTCAAGTTGGAGCAGGAATAGTAGCGGATTCGGTACCAGAAAACGAGTGGTTTGAAACCGAGCACAAAGGCCGCGCTTTAATGAATGCCTTGGAAGAAGTTTCAGGAAGTGAAAAACAGTGA